From a single Accipiter gentilis chromosome 10, bAccGen1.1, whole genome shotgun sequence genomic region:
- the LOC126043458 gene encoding uncharacterized protein LOC126043458 — translation MLRPAAQSHFEDEEFGNSPAAPPPRAACPPDSPLTPAGGRQRGIFRAVLSLRIRALSIGSRRSRSNQHCIKEGAPRDNAVLARRGERRVLPRPPLMGRRAQALIPAQVRQAQPAPRAVHGQARCAFCQSPGDAGETAELQACPGGNGGASRSAVVLGCGGLLQQELGRRSCPRILASGPAVELGGRPSPSTPRPTAPASPQPHRRQANPNRTDSSFPQRRSDPRTQGMAMSNKPQNLLGHEAASCGQPGCRLRSPVPASTGTR, via the coding sequence ATGCTCCGGCCGGCAGCTCAAAGCCACTTCGAGGACGAGGAGTTTGGGAActccccggcagcccccccgccccgggccgcctGCCCCCCTGACAGCCCCCTTACCCCCGCGGGGGGCCGGCAGCGGGGTATTTTTAGAGCGGTTTTATCCCTCCGTATTAGAGCATTAAGCATCGGGAGCCGGCGGTCGCGTAGCAACCAGCACTGCATAAAGGAAGGTGCACCAAGAGACAACGCGGTTCTGGCGAGGCGTGGGGAGCGGAGGGTGCTGCCACGGCCCCCGCTCATGGGGCGCAGGGCCCAGGCGCTGATCCCGGCACAGGTCCGACAGGCTCAGCCTGCCCCACGTGCTGTGCACGGGCAGGCCCGCTGCGCCTTCTGCCAGTCCCCCGGTGACGCCGGTGAGACGGCTGAGCTCCAGGCATGCCCCGGCGGCAACGGAGGTGCCTCCCGCTCTGCGGTGGTCCTGGGGTGCGGGGGGCTCCTGCAGCAGGAACTGGGGAGGAGGTCCTGCCCCAGGATCCTGGCCTCAGGGCCAGCTGTGGAGCTGGGGGGAAGGCCCAGCCCTTCTACCCCCAGGCCCACTGCACCtgcatccccccagccccacaggcgTCAAGCAAACCCAAACCGGACCGACAGCTCTTTCCCTCAAAGGAGAAGCGATCCCCGAACGCAGGGCATGGCCATGAGTAACAAGCCCCAGAACCTGTTGGGGCACGAGGCAGCGTCCTGCGGACAGCCCGGCTGCCGGCTCCGCTCGCCTGTGCCGGCAAGCACTGGGACGCGCTGA